The nucleotide sequence CGGGGATCGAAGACGACGACGCGGCTCGGGAGGCCGTCGACGCCTACGCCGACGACCTCGGCCGTCCCGCGACCGACGTCGTCCGCTTCGACGCCGACGAGATCCTCGATTCGATCCTCGGGAGCGAGTGACCGATGCGCTCGACGAGACGAGGTGTGAGAATGCGCTCGGAGGACCTGTGACGATGCTCTCGACGGAGTTCGAGCGCGTCTCGCTCCCGCTCGCGGACGCGTTCACGATCTCTCGCGGGACCCAAGAGGTCGCCGAGAACGTCGTCGTTCGGATCTCCGACGACGAGGGACGGACGGGCGTCGGGAGCGCGGCCCCGGCCGGCCACTACGGCGAGACACCCGAGACGGTCGAGGCCGTCCTGCCGGAGCTTCTCACTGTCGTCGAATCGATCGGCGACCCCCACGCGATCGAGCGGATCGAGCGCGGACTCCGCGGCGTCGTCGAGGACAACCCCGCCGCGCGGGCCGCCGTCGACGTCGCGCTGCACGACTTGGCCGCGAAGCGTCTGGACGTCCCCCTCTACCGCCAGTGGGGACTCGACCCCGAACGGGTCCCGAAGACGTCGTTCACGATCGGACTCGACACCACCGAGCGAATGCGCGAGAAGACCCACGGCGCGGTCGAGGCCGGCTACGACGTCCTGAAGGTGAAGCTCGGGACCGATCGCGACGCGGAGGTCGTCGCCGCCGTCCGCGAGGAGGCCCCCGAAGCCAGAATCCGCGTCGACGCCAACGAGGCGTGGACGCCCCGGGAGGCGGTCCGGATGACCGAGCGACTCGACGCCCACGACGTCGAGTTCGTCGAACAGCCCGTTCCGGCGAGCGATCCCGAGGGGCTCAAATTCGTCTACGAGCGTTCGTCGCTGCCGATCGCCGCGGACGAGTCCTGCGTGACGCTTCCCGACGTCCCGGCGGTCGCCGACCGGACGGACATCGTGAACCTGAAGCTGATGAAGACCGGCGGGCTCACCGAGGCTCGCCGGATGATTCACACCGCGCGGGCGCACGGCCTCGACGTGATGCTCGGCTGTATGATCGAGTCGAACGCGTCGATCGCGGCCGCCTGCCACCTCGCGCCGCTCCTCGATTACGCCGACCTCGACGGCGCGCTACTGCTCGACGATGACGAGTACGCGGGGGTTCCGATCGAGAGAAGCGAGATCCGACTCGCCGACTGCGACCGCCCGGGAACGGGCGCGCGGCGAGCGTAACGCACAGGCGAGCCGACCACGCGGCAGCGATATCGCAGTCGACGACACGCGCGACCGTGACGACTGACTGATTCCTCGGCGAGTGTTTATATACGAACGCGCGGCCAACGGCGGTGTGATCTGACCCGGGCCCCGTATCGAGACGCGGTTGTGCGGCACATCGACGGGGTAGCGACGGCGACGACGCTGGCGAGGGCGTCGTCGCGACGGGTGCTGCCTGTTCACCAACGCCGATCAGCGATGCGACGATGCCGAACTCCGCGCTATCGGGCGAAAACGTTTTACTTGTTGTCGGTGAGTTGTCGTGACGCGTTCGTGGCTTGCCCACGGACGCGAGGTCGGGGGCCGCTCACCGGATGGCACCAGTAGCGGTCCTCCCGGTCCTCCGAGAGAACGCCGAACGGGCGGCTGTTACACGGGCACGTACGGCGTCGCCGCTGCGCTCGAAAAGCGGGGTGTATAGCCGCGCGTCCGAGTGCCCGGAGACGCCGTGGCCGGCTACTCGGCCAGACTGTCGAGCAGTTCTTCGGCGACGACGTCGGGGGCGAGGAGCGCGGGGTCGACCGCCAAATCGGTCTGTCCGCGCGCGAACTCGGGCAGCGAGTCGCGGCTGTAGGTGAGGACCCGGAGTTCCGGGCGCAACTCCTTGGCGACGGGGATCGCCGACGCGTCGTCCATCTCGGTGAGCACGAGCGCCCTCGCGTCGTCGATTCCGGCGTCGACGAGCGACTGCTTCGTGGCGGTTCCCTCGACGCGGACGACGTCCGCGCCGAGCGCTTCGAGCGCGTCGCCCAGCCCGTCGTCGTCGGCCCCTGCGAGCAGAATCATTCGTACTCGATGGTCGCGGGCGGTTTGTGCGTCACGTCGTAGACGACGCGGGCGACGTTCTCGTTCTCGCCGGTGATCCTCGATTGGATGCGTTGGAGCGTCTTCCACGGGAGCTCTTGGGCGCGGGCGGTCATCCCGTCGCGGGACTCCACCGAGCGGACCGAGACGATCCAGCCGTGGACGCGGTTGTCGCCTTTCACCCCCGTTGCCTTGCCGACGACGGCGGCGAACGCCTGCCACGGGTCGTGTTCGGCGGTCTCCTCCTCGACGATGTGACACGCTTCGCGGGCGACCTCGACCTTCTCTCTCGTCGCCTCGCCGACGACGCGGATGGCGAGCCCCGGGCCGGGGAACGGCATCCGCTCGGAGATGATCTCTTCGAGACCGAGTTCGCGAGCGACCTCGCGGACCTCGTCTTTGTACAGTTCGCGGACGGGCTCGACGAGCCCCTCGAAGTCGACGACCTCCGGCAGCCCGCCGACGTTGTGGTGGGACTTGATGTTTCCCTCCGACTCGATGCGGTCGGGGTAGATCGTCCCCTGTACGAGGTAGTCTGCGTCGGCCTCGATCGCCTCGCGCTCGAACTCGCGGATGAACTGCTCGCCGATCGCGTGGCGCTTCTCCTCGGGGTCGACGATGCCCGAGAGCGCGTCGAGGAAGCGGTCCTGCGCCTCGACGACTCGCAGCGACTCCATATAGTCGAACGTCTCGCGGATCTGCTCGGTCTCGCCCTTTCGCATCAAGCCGGTATCGACGTAGACGGGCGTGAGTCGGTCGCCGATCGCGCGGTACGCGAGGGCTGCGGCGACCGACGAGTCGACGCCACCGGAGAGGGCGATGACCGCGTTCGCGTCGCCGACCTGTTCGTCGATCTCTGCCACCGCGTCGTCGATGAAGGAGTTGACGTTCACCATCAGGCTTGCACCTCGGTTTCCCCGGAGAGTTTACGGGCGTCCAAGTCCCCAGTAATCGCGTCGAGCAGGCCGACGAAGGGCGGACTGGCCCGGTCGGGTCGCGATCGGAACTCGGGGTGGAACTGCGTGCCGAAGAAGTACGGATGGTCCGTCCGTTCGAGGATCTCCATCCGGTTGTTCGCGCGTCCAGAGAACGAGAGCGGGCCGTCCTCCAGTCGCTCGATGTACTCGGGATTTACCTCGTAGCGGTGCCGATGCCGCTCGGTACAGACCGTGTCGCCGTAGACGGCCTCGGCCAGCGAGCCCGCCTCGATCTCGGTGTCGTGTGCGCCGAGACGCATCGTCCCGCCCATATCGTCGATTTCGTACTGCTCGGGGAGGATGTCGATGACCGGATGCGGCGTCTCCGGTTCCAGTTCCGCGGAGTGTGCGCTCTCTAGTCCGAGGACGTTCCGCGCGTGTTCGACGACCGCCATCTGGAAGCCGAGACAGAGCCCGAGGAAGGGCACGTCGTTCTCGCGACAGTACTGGATCGCCTTGATCTTCCCGGCGGTCCCGCGGGAGCCGAACCCGCCTGGGACGACGACGCCGTCGGCCTCCTTTAATCGATGCTCGTGGCGGTCGAGCATCTCGTCGGAGTCGACCCACAGGACGTTCACCTCCGTCCGGCGTTCGATCCCGGCGTGCTTCAGCGCCTCGTGGACGGACATGTACGCGTCTTCGAGGTCGTATTTCCCGACTAAGGCGATGTCGACCTCCTCGGTCCGCTCGCGGGTCACGAGCTCGCGCCAGCGGTTGTCGCGCTCGGGTTTCGGCAGCGCCTCCGGTCGGAGGTCCAGTCGCTCCATCACGTACTCGTCGAGTCCCTCCTCTTCGACCATCAGCGGGACGTGATAGACGTCTTCGACGTCGGAGTTCGAGAACACCGCCTCCGTCGGCACGTCGCAGAAGAGCGCGATCTTCTCCTTCGTCTCCGGGTCGAGTTCGTTCTCGCAGCGCCCGACGAGGACGTCAGGTTGCAGGCCGATCGAGCGGAGTTCCTTCACCGAGTGCTGCGTCGGCTTCGTCTTCTGTTCGCCGTTCTTCGAGTACGGGACGAGCGTTACGTGCGTAAAGAGGATGTCGTCGTCGTCCTCCTCGTGGGCGAACTGCCGGAGCGCCTCGAGGTAGGGCATCCCCTCGATGTCGCCGACGGTGCCGCCGACCTCGACGATACAGACGTCCGTTCCCTCGGCGGCCTCCCTGATTCGGCGCTTGATGTCGTCCGTGATGTGCGGAATGATCTGGACGGTCTTTCCGAGGTAGTCGCCCGCGCGCTCCTTCTCGATGACGTGCTGGTAGGTCTTCCCGGTGGTGACGTTGTGATCGGAAGTCATGTCGACCCCGAGGAAGCGCTCGTAGTTCCCCAAGTCGAGGTCGACCTCGCCGCCGTCTTTCAGTACATACACCTCGCCGTGCTGGTACGGGTTCATCGTCCCAGCGTCGACGTTGAGGTACGGATCGATCTTGACCGCGGTCACGTCGAAGCCGGCGTTCGACAGGAGGCGACCGGTGCTCGCCGCGGTGATTCCTTTGCCCAGTCCGGACATCACCCCGCCGGTCACGAAAATGAACTTCCGACCCAGTGTCGGGTCGTACCCAGTATCGGGTTCCTTCGGCATACCGAGTGTGCGCGAGGGCCCATCAAAACCGTTTCGGAGCGACCGATCCCCTGCGAGAACCTCGCACGCATTCTACACGATCGTTCGCTCGCGCTACCGGGCCGAACACGCTGATTGCGACACCGAAAGTGACGTTGGTGTCGCGTGCGACGGTCCGAGTATGGCACTCCCACCGCTCGGTTTCGGCACGTACAAACTGACCGACCCGGAAGCGGCCCCGACCGCCGTCTCGACGGCCGTCGACCTCGGTTACGACCACGTCGACACCGCCCAGAGCTACGGTAACGAGGAACTCGTCGCCGAGGGGCTCGCACGCGCCGATCGCGACGCCGACGACGTGTTCGTCTCGACCAAACTCGACACCGCGAACCTCGCGTACGACGACGTGCTCTCGACCGCGCGTGAGAGCGCCGACCGGCTCGGTGTCGACTCGATCGACCTGCTGTACGTCCACTGGCCGATCGACACCTACGACCCCGAGGAAACCCTGCCCGCCCTCGACGAACTCGTCGACGACGGCGTCGTCGACAACGTGGGACTGAGCAACTTCCGCCCCGACCAACTCGAAGACGCCATCGAGCGACTCGACGCGCCACTCGCGGCCCATCAGGTCGAGATGCATCCGCTGCTTCCGCAGCGGGAGCTCCACGAGCTGGCCGTCGAGTCTGGCCACCGACTGGTCGCGTACTGTCCGATCGCGCGCAACCGGGTCGCGGAGGTCGATGCGATCGTCGACGTCGCAGAGAAACACGACGCGACGCCCGCGCAGGTGTCGCTCGCGTGGCTGATGGCAAAGGAGAACGTCACGGCGATTCCGAAGTCGGGGACGCCGGCGCACATCCGGGAGAACTACGGCGCGCTCGACGTCGACCTCGACGCCGAGGACGTCGCCGCCGTCGACGCGGTCGAAGAACGTCACCGCATCGTCGACTTCGAGGCCGCGCCCTGGAATCAGCGCTAGGATTCGCGAGACGTCGGTACGTCCGCGGGTGCAACGGACCCGAGACGTCCGCGCCGACTATCCCGTGTTCTTCATCCCGGCGGCGATCCCCTTGACCGTCAGCCGCAGCGTCTGCTCCTCGTCGTCGGTGCGGTACTCCTGTTCGAGCAGGTGCGTCTGCAGGAGGTTCAGCGGATCGACGTAGGGGTTGCGGCGGCGGAGGCTCTCGTCGAGCCACTCGCGCCTGAGCAGCGAGTCGTGACCGGTGACCTCGAGGACGGCGTCGCGGGCGCGCTCGTACTCCGCCGAGAGGTGCGGGAAGAACTCCTCGCGGAGTTCCGGGTCGGCGAGGTCAGCGTAGTACTTCGCGATATCGAGATCAGTGCGCGCGAGCGCGAGCGAGGCGTTGTCGAGCGTCGTCCGGAAGAACGGCCACGAATCGTACATCTCCTGCAGCATCTCGAGGTCGCCGCCGTCGTCGAGATACGTTCGGATACCGGTCCCGAGAGCGTACCAGCCGGTGATGATGCAGCGCGACTGGGTCCACGAGAACACCCACGGGATCGCCCGGAGGTCCTCGACGGTGCGTTCGCCTGAGCGCGACGCCGGACGGGAACCGAGGTTCAGGTTCTCGATGACGCCGATCGGCGTCGCCTGCCCGAAGTACGTCACGAACCCGTCTGATTCCAGCAGATCGCGGTACTGCGCCCGCGCGGTCGCCGCCATCTCGTCCATCGCGTCGAGCCACTCCTCGCGGACGTCCTCCTCGGGCTCTCGAATGGCCTGATGGCGCGAGCGGACCTGCGCGTTCAGCATCTGTTCGACGTTGCGCTCGGCGATCTGGGGGTTCGCGTACTTCTCCGCGATGGCCTCGCCCTGCTCGGTGAACTTGATCTGGCCCGTGACCGTCTCGTTCGGCAGCGCGAGCATCGCCTCGTTCATCGGACCGCCGCCGCGGGAGATCGATCCGCCGCGGCCGTGGAACAGTCGCATCTGCACGTCGAAGTCGTCACAGATCGTCGCGAGGCGGCGCTGGTTCTTGTAGAGGTCCCAGTTCGCAGCTAAAAAGCCGTTCTCCTTGTTCGAGTCCGAATACCCGAGCATAATCTCTTGGACGTCGTCGCGCGCGGCCAACGCCTGCGCGTACGCCTCGTTCTCGAACAGCGTCCCCATGATCCGACGCGCGCCGTTGAGCGCGGACTCGGTCTCCAAGAGGGGGACGACGTCGAGGCCGCAGTGGTCCGGCAGTGAGACGACGCCCGCCTGATCGGCGAGAAAGAGCACTTCCAGCACGTGGCTCGGCTCCTCGGTCATCGAGATGCAGTAGGTGTCGATGGCGCTGACACCGAACTCGCGCTGCCACTCCCCGAGCATCTCGAAGCGTTCGAGGACGCGTTCGGCCGTCTCGGAGATGTCGCCGGGGTCCTCGAGATCGATCACCGGCTGCTCCTGAAGGATCGCCTCGGTCAGCACGTCGATTCGCTCCGATTCGTCGCGGCTCCGGTAGTCGATGCCCTCCTGCGTGAGCGCCTCGTGGACCGCTTCGGTGTGGTTCTTCTGGTGGTCTCGGAGGTCGAGACTCGCCAGCGTGAACCCGAACGTGTCGACTTGGCGCATCAGCGGCTCGACGTACTCGTCGGCGACGACGCCCGCGCCGATCGAGCGGAGGCTCCCGTCGATCACGTCGAGGTCGGAGAGCAGGTCCTCGGGTTCGCCGTACCCGTCGGGGCGGACGTCCTCGATGCGCCGGAGCCGCTCGCGCATCAGTTTCAACTTCTGTCGATACGGCTCGCCGGGGTAGCGTTCCTCGGCCTCGTCCGCGACGCCCGGCAGCCGCGCGCGGTCCGCCTGCAGCGACCGTTCGAGGTCGGCACCGACGTCGACGCGTCTGCCGTCCTGACTCAGGACGCCCGAGAGTCGCTTGAGCGCTTGGCTGTACTTTTCGAGGACGACCGCCCGCTGCCGTTCGAGCGTGTCGGTCGTCACGTCGGTCGTGACGAAGGGGTTGCCGTCGCGGTCCGACCCCGCCCACGAGCGGAACTCGAAGAGCTTTGGGACGTCGACGTCGGGGTACTCCTCGGCGAGGAGATCCTCGAACTCGGCGTACACCTCGCCGACGACGTCGAAGAGGATCGATTCGAGGTACCACTGGACGTTTCGGGCCTCGTCCTGCGGTTCGGGACGGCGCTCGCGCACCTGTGAGGTCTGCCAGAGGCTCGTGACCTCGGAGTCGACCTTTCGCCACAGTTGATCGTGCTCTCGATCGGTGACGCGGCGCTCGTCGAGTTCTTCCAGTCGGCTCGCGATCGATCGGAGCTTCGCCTTCACGGTCTTTCGACGCGCCTCCGTCGGGTGAGCGGTGAACGTCGGTTCGATGAGGACGTCGTCGAGCACCCGCTGGACGGTTTCGGCGTCGGTGTCGGCGTCGACGAGCGTCTCGACGGTCGCGACGAGCCCATCTTCGAGTTCGCCCGCCTGCGATGACTCGCGGACGACGCGTGCGCGCTCGCGCTCCTCGGCGAGGTTGATCAGTTCAAAATAGGTCGTGAACGCGCGGGCGACGACGCTCTCGTCGTCGGGGTCGAGCCCGTCGAGCAACCGGTCCAGTTCGGCTCTCGACTCTCGTTCGCCCTTCCGGTAGTCGATCGCCGCGGTCCGAATGTCTTCGACCGTCTCGAAGGACCGGTCGGAGGTCTGCTCGGCCAACACGTCGCCCAGCAGTGCCCCGAGTTCACGGACGTCCTGTTTGACGTCCCTGCTGTGTAATCCCATACCCAGACGTATACTCTCACCCGAGTAAAAAGCACCGTGTTGTCGAGAGAATTGCAGTCGTCGAAAGCGGGTGTTGACGCTGGAGACTGACGTTTTCGGTCGACGATCGTTGAGACAGCTCTCGACGACCAACGTTTCGAGATCGGTAGCCGCCGTGACGGCCCTTGTTTGACTCGGTGGAATCGGACCCCTCCTCGGTCGGGATCCAGTCGGTGTGAGAAGACGATCGCGGACCGGGGGTTTCGTCATCCTTTTTACCGGCGGGTCGAAGTATCTCGTATGAGCGAGCGCGACAAGTATCCGGCGGAGTCGGGTCGACGCCGGTTCGTGAAGGGTGTCGTGGGGGGTGCGACGCTCGCGGGCGTCGGCGCAACGGGCGCGACCGCGATCAACTCCGCGACGCAGGCCGCCGGAGCGGGCGGCGGATCGACCGTGGCGTACGCGATCGAGAACACCGACGGTCCCGCGCCGCGCGGTATGCCCCAGATTCCGGTCGAGATCGACGACGAGGGGTACCTTCGCGGCGTTTGGCCGGAAGTGAAGACAGTCGACCAGAACGGAATTCAGGTCACTATCGCCGAGACCGCGGACTTCAAAGGCTCGGGCGTGACCTACGGGTCCGACTGGTTCCAGTACTGCGGCGTCGAGTCCTACGGCGGGATCGACCCCGAGTACGACTCGGACAACTACTTCCGATCGGGGTCGGAGCCGGGCTACGAGTGGCAGAGCGAGGCGTACTCCGAGGGCGATCGGCTGCACGTCGACGACTTCGACGACTATCAGGACTGGTCGAACGGTATCGGTTCCGATGGGCTCGGAAAGCCCGCGACCGGCCGCTGGCGCTCCGAGGACGCCGAGGACGTCATTCCGATTCAGGTCATCAAATCCGACCGAGTGATGGAGTTGGCGCAGAACAATCCGTGGCTCGAAGCTTCGACCGAGGAGGGCTACATCGCGTGGCTGAACAAGTGTACGCACTTCTGCTGTGTGCCGAAGTTCAAGTCTGAGGGGTCGGC is from Halobellus sp. LT62 and encodes:
- a CDS encoding dipeptide epimerase, which gives rise to MLSTEFERVSLPLADAFTISRGTQEVAENVVVRISDDEGRTGVGSAAPAGHYGETPETVEAVLPELLTVVESIGDPHAIERIERGLRGVVEDNPAARAAVDVALHDLAAKRLDVPLYRQWGLDPERVPKTSFTIGLDTTERMREKTHGAVEAGYDVLKVKLGTDRDAEVVAAVREEAPEARIRVDANEAWTPREAVRMTERLDAHDVEFVEQPVPASDPEGLKFVYERSSLPIAADESCVTLPDVPAVADRTDIVNLKLMKTGGLTEARRMIHTARAHGLDVMLGCMIESNASIAAACHLAPLLDYADLDGALLLDDDEYAGVPIERSEIRLADCDRPGTGARRA
- a CDS encoding DUF7126 family protein, whose product is MILLAGADDDGLGDALEALGADVVRVEGTATKQSLVDAGIDDARALVLTEMDDASAIPVAKELRPELRVLTYSRDSLPEFARGQTDLAVDPALLAPDVVAEELLDSLAE
- the guaA gene encoding glutamine-hydrolyzing GMP synthase; translation: MVNVNSFIDDAVAEIDEQVGDANAVIALSGGVDSSVAAALAYRAIGDRLTPVYVDTGLMRKGETEQIRETFDYMESLRVVEAQDRFLDALSGIVDPEEKRHAIGEQFIREFEREAIEADADYLVQGTIYPDRIESEGNIKSHHNVGGLPEVVDFEGLVEPVRELYKDEVREVARELGLEEIISERMPFPGPGLAIRVVGEATREKVEVAREACHIVEEETAEHDPWQAFAAVVGKATGVKGDNRVHGWIVSVRSVESRDGMTARAQELPWKTLQRIQSRITGENENVARVVYDVTHKPPATIEYE
- a CDS encoding CTP synthase; translated protein: MPKEPDTGYDPTLGRKFIFVTGGVMSGLGKGITAASTGRLLSNAGFDVTAVKIDPYLNVDAGTMNPYQHGEVYVLKDGGEVDLDLGNYERFLGVDMTSDHNVTTGKTYQHVIEKERAGDYLGKTVQIIPHITDDIKRRIREAAEGTDVCIVEVGGTVGDIEGMPYLEALRQFAHEEDDDDILFTHVTLVPYSKNGEQKTKPTQHSVKELRSIGLQPDVLVGRCENELDPETKEKIALFCDVPTEAVFSNSDVEDVYHVPLMVEEEGLDEYVMERLDLRPEALPKPERDNRWRELVTRERTEEVDIALVGKYDLEDAYMSVHEALKHAGIERRTEVNVLWVDSDEMLDRHEHRLKEADGVVVPGGFGSRGTAGKIKAIQYCRENDVPFLGLCLGFQMAVVEHARNVLGLESAHSAELEPETPHPVIDILPEQYEIDDMGGTMRLGAHDTEIEAGSLAEAVYGDTVCTERHRHRYEVNPEYIERLEDGPLSFSGRANNRMEILERTDHPYFFGTQFHPEFRSRPDRASPPFVGLLDAITGDLDARKLSGETEVQA
- a CDS encoding aldo/keto reductase: MALPPLGFGTYKLTDPEAAPTAVSTAVDLGYDHVDTAQSYGNEELVAEGLARADRDADDVFVSTKLDTANLAYDDVLSTARESADRLGVDSIDLLYVHWPIDTYDPEETLPALDELVDDGVVDNVGLSNFRPDQLEDAIERLDAPLAAHQVEMHPLLPQRELHELAVESGHRLVAYCPIARNRVAEVDAIVDVAEKHDATPAQVSLAWLMAKENVTAIPKSGTPAHIRENYGALDVDLDAEDVAAVDAVEERHRIVDFEAAPWNQR
- the ppc gene encoding phosphoenolpyruvate carboxylase, which produces MGLHSRDVKQDVRELGALLGDVLAEQTSDRSFETVEDIRTAAIDYRKGERESRAELDRLLDGLDPDDESVVARAFTTYFELINLAEERERARVVRESSQAGELEDGLVATVETLVDADTDAETVQRVLDDVLIEPTFTAHPTEARRKTVKAKLRSIASRLEELDERRVTDREHDQLWRKVDSEVTSLWQTSQVRERRPEPQDEARNVQWYLESILFDVVGEVYAEFEDLLAEEYPDVDVPKLFEFRSWAGSDRDGNPFVTTDVTTDTLERQRAVVLEKYSQALKRLSGVLSQDGRRVDVGADLERSLQADRARLPGVADEAEERYPGEPYRQKLKLMRERLRRIEDVRPDGYGEPEDLLSDLDVIDGSLRSIGAGVVADEYVEPLMRQVDTFGFTLASLDLRDHQKNHTEAVHEALTQEGIDYRSRDESERIDVLTEAILQEQPVIDLEDPGDISETAERVLERFEMLGEWQREFGVSAIDTYCISMTEEPSHVLEVLFLADQAGVVSLPDHCGLDVVPLLETESALNGARRIMGTLFENEAYAQALAARDDVQEIMLGYSDSNKENGFLAANWDLYKNQRRLATICDDFDVQMRLFHGRGGSISRGGGPMNEAMLALPNETVTGQIKFTEQGEAIAEKYANPQIAERNVEQMLNAQVRSRHQAIREPEEDVREEWLDAMDEMAATARAQYRDLLESDGFVTYFGQATPIGVIENLNLGSRPASRSGERTVEDLRAIPWVFSWTQSRCIITGWYALGTGIRTYLDDGGDLEMLQEMYDSWPFFRTTLDNASLALARTDLDIAKYYADLADPELREEFFPHLSAEYERARDAVLEVTGHDSLLRREWLDESLRRRNPYVDPLNLLQTHLLEQEYRTDDEEQTLRLTVKGIAAGMKNTG
- a CDS encoding ubiquinol-cytochrome c reductase iron-sulfur subunit; translated protein: MSERDKYPAESGRRRFVKGVVGGATLAGVGATGATAINSATQAAGAGGGSTVAYAIENTDGPAPRGMPQIPVEIDDEGYLRGVWPEVKTVDQNGIQVTIAETADFKGSGVTYGSDWFQYCGVESYGGIDPEYDSDNYFRSGSEPGYEWQSEAYSEGDRLHVDDFDDYQDWSNGIGSDGLGKPATGRWRSEDAEDVIPIQVIKSDRVMELAQNNPWLEASTEEGYIAWLNKCTHFCCVPKFKSEGSAKFNAEDDVYCQCHQSVYDPFSIVETLFIARPRPTG